One Podospora pseudopauciseta strain CBS 411.78 chromosome 5 map unlocalized CBS411.78m_5, whole genome shotgun sequence DNA window includes the following coding sequences:
- a CDS encoding uncharacterized protein (EggNog:ENOG503P7XS), which yields MCDYTQREYSCGHFRWIASKWCRDYTLTHKRCQPNVTHFEYRAEEVCGECKPKTYPPWEHMIKRSNKQTLY from the exons ATGTGCGACTACACTCAACGCGAATACTCATGCGGTCACTTCCGCTGGATCGCCTCCAAATGGTGCCGGGATTACACTCTCACTCACAAGAGATGCCAACCCAACGTCACACACTTTGAGTACCGAGCAGAGGAAGTCTGTG GGGAGTGCAAACCAAAGACCTACCCCCCGTGGGAGCACATGATCAAGCGCTCCAACAAGCAGACCCTCTACTAA
- a CDS encoding uncharacterized protein (MEROPS:MER0006204; EggNog:ENOG503PCK9; COG:V), producing MTSRLDSILEKHVAQGNNTANKVLGASLVVANEDEVIYFGSAGRIKMAPDAPAFSTDSFSFVASMTKIITIICVLQIVERGLIRLEDDIRPLVPELASAQILKGFDEENGGVPILVENTVPITLRHLLTHTIGQGYDVGDPDLLRWSQYIGRTVNATTSTREGWDTPLKFEPGTGWYYGTAIDWAGFALEELTGTTLGEYMQEHVLDPLGMNETTFHPLRPEIWEKVKDRYVEVSYRAADGTLTEGPLITPLEPPVESGGSGLFTTAADYIKFLQALLQDTKGKGNLLKKETVDELFRPQLNDKQKEDEANILIGTGFAPEFDELTASEISWGLGGGINLVDLATGRKNGSMMWSGVVNPHWIMDPTTGITATLFVSVLPFGDPVPGRLFKELEAVIYGELLSEC from the exons ATGACATCCAGGCTCGACTCCATTCTTGAAAAGCATGTTGCCCAAGGCAACAACACGGCGAACAAGGTCTTGGGGGCATCACTGGTTGTCGCGAATGAAGATG AGGTGATTTACTTTGGCTCAGCAGGCCGCATTAAAATGGCCCCTGATGCTCCTGCATTTTCGACCGACTCTTTCAGCTTTGTCGCGTCTATGACCaaaatcatcaccatcatctgtGTCCTTCAAATCGTCGAGCGAGGTCTCATCAGACTGGAAGACGATATCCGCCCGCTGGTCCCTGAGCTGGCTTCGGCACAGATTCTGAAGGGTTTCGACGAAGAAAATGGTGGTGTCCCCATCTTGGTGGAAAACACAGTGCCCATTACGCTGAGACATCTCTTGACGCACACCATAGGCCAAGGGTACGATGTTGGTGACCCAGATCTGTTGCGATGGTCCCAGTACATTGGGAGAACAGTCAATGCAACCACCTCGACGCGGGAAGGCTGGGACACGCCTCTCAAATTCGAACCAGGAACGGGTTGGTACTACGGCACTGCAATCGACTGGGCGGGATTTGCTCTTGAAGAGCTCACAGGAACAACACTTGGCGAATACATGCAGGAACACGTTCTCGATCCACTGGGAATGAACGAGACCACATTTCATCCGTTGAGACCGGAGATCTGGGAAAAGGTCAAGGACCGATACGTGGAAGTTTCTTATCGAGCTGCGGATGGTACACTAACCGAAGGACCACTCATCACACCGCTTGAACCGCCTGTTGAAAGTGGTGGCTCTGGACTGTTTACAACAGCTGCTGATTACATCAAGTTCTTGCAAGCTTTGCTGCAGGACACAAAGGGCAAGGGTAATCTGCTGAAGAAAGAAACTGTTGACGAGCTTTTCCGGCCTCAGTTAAACGACAAACagaaggaggacgaggcAAATATTTTGATCGGGACAGGTTTCGCACCGGAATTTGATGAGCTGACTGCCAGCGAGATAAgctgggggttgggtggcGGCATTAATTTGGTGGATCTGGCAACGGGAAGAAAGAATGGAAGCATGATGTGGTCTGGGGTGGTCAACCCGCATTGG ATTATGGACCCGACTACCGGAATCACCGCAACACTGTTTGTCAGTGTCTTGCCGTTTGGTGACCCAGTTCCAGGCAGGCTTttcaaggagctcgaggccgTCATATATGGCGAGCTGCTGTCGGAATGTTGA
- a CDS encoding uncharacterized protein (EggNog:ENOG502GRR2; COG:U): MRTTRSASKKLTESLSNPPKKANQPSKSFPPKTDDGHYIIVNGRKWRATDPLAPDNALAELKHFLAKGRSGARRQNKNDMQKLPLSRKTTGLGKLGLGERGKPEWWNDTDEGRKERWENALIQLRELHAESST; this comes from the coding sequence ATGAGAACCACGAGATCCGCCAGTAAGAAACTGACAGAGAGCCTGTCCAACCCACCAAAGAAAGCCAACCAACCGTCAAAGTCATTCCCACCCAAAACCGACGACGGCCATTacatcatcgtcaacggTCGCAAATGGCGCGCGACAGATCCCCTGGCTCCCGATAACGCCCTGGCTGAACTAAAGCATTTTCTCGCCAAAGGGAGATCCGGTGCACGCCGACAGAATAAAAATGACATGCAAAAGCTGCCGTTATCGCGCAAAACAACCGGACTGGGCAAGCTCGGCCTTGGAGAACGCGGCAAGCCAGAATGGTGGAACGATACAGATGAGGGTCGCAAAGAAAGATGGGAGAATGCATTGATCCAACTCCGGGAGCTTCACGCCGAAAGTTCAACATGA
- a CDS encoding uncharacterized protein (EggNog:ENOG503PXEY), whose amino-acid sequence MAAVRRSGSGTSTTSMRPPSLPSIPDLDYLDDISGLQFDGQDGEKEVVFLGAPADYLSLDERIAVAATRARARTVVTVAPFPPARYASPPPTSSSRSSSTWFEKEATTTTPTIPYPVQRSKSQSTILQTRSPPFRVNTPDLSFQNRPKSVSCLGDLLYQSKALHASPGPSTSSSTSNSSTLESWTITYHAPIERLTTRYCLLGLPFPLCRRTEIEEGRILSITPNIHFTQTELLSEIASDKTHFTARTGKPPSMHAGDLDRRLRCLDWKVQDEIYDLLNDRTTSSSNAFKRREWKVVVMVAVEAGEIMTERGADEETRSSKTRGAGGKRRRLLDGTGARGLWLRNVLRKEKKMAKAAVTEYRLILRGREVKASEQGWGYYNRYTRPSRGALCDNEKEKNKETGVKRRWSTMSSISTMTTRTGKSERYVDF is encoded by the exons ATGGCAGCGGTAAGGAGATCCGGAAGTGggaccagcaccaccagcatgCGACCGCCGAGCCTACCCTCCATCCCCGATCTCGATTACCTCGATGACATATCCGGGCTACAATTCGACGGTCAAGACggagaaaaagaagtcgTATTCCTCGGGGCACCAGCCGACTACCTCTCCCTTGATGAAAGGATAGCCGTGGCGGCAACACGAGCGCGGGCAAGAACGGTGGTAACAGTCGCTCCTTTCCCACCAGCACGATAcgcctccccaccgccaacctcctcgtcaagatcatcatcaacatggttcgaaaaagaagcaaccaccaccacccccaccatcccctaCCCCGTCCAACGAAGCAAATCCCAATCAACCATACTCCAAACCCGCTCCCCACCATTCAGAGTCAACACCCCTGATCTCTCCTTTCAAAACCGACCAAAAAGTGTTTCCTGCCTCGGGGACCTCCTCTATCAATCCAAAGCCCT CCACGCCTCTCCCGGCCCCTCCACTTCCAGCAGTACTTCAAACTCTTCCACCCTCGAATCCTGGACAATAACCTACCACGCCCCCATCGAGCGCCTAACCACCCGCTActgcctcctcggcctccccttccccctctgCCGACGCACCGAAATCGAAGAAGGCCGCATCCTGTCCATCACCCCAAACATCCACTTCACCCAAACCGAACTGTTGTCTGAAATCGCCTCCGACAAAACCCACTTCACCGCCCGCACCGGAAAACCCCCCTCCATGCACGCCGGCGATCTCGACCGTCGGCTCCGGTGCCTTGACTGGAAAGTCCAGGACGAAATCTATGATTTGCTCAACGACAGGACGACAAGCAGTAGTAACGCGTTCAAGAGAAGGGAATGGAAGGTTGTTGTCATGGTGGCAGTGGAAGCAGGGGAGATCATGACTGAACGGGGGGCTGATGAGGAGACCAGGTCGTCTAAAACAAGGGGTGCGGGGGGTaaaaggaggaggttgcttgATGGGACCGGTGCCagagggttgtggttgaggaATGTGctgaggaaggagaaaaagatgGCCAAGGCGGCGGTGACGGAGTATAGGTTGAtattgagggggagggaggtcaAGGCGAGTGAGCAGGGGTGGGGGTATTACAACCGGTATACCAGGCCTTCGAGGGGGGCACTGTGCGATAatgaaaaggagaagaacaAGGAAACTGGGGTGAAGAGGCGGTGGTCGACTATGTCGAGTATTTCGAccatgacgacgaggacggggAAGAGTGAGCGGTATGTGGACTTTTGA
- a CDS encoding uncharacterized protein (EggNog:ENOG503NW9Q; COG:M), translated as MALCAVLHQILRQDRLLALKAEVNITQAGDALTGSLTRLWGLLEEVLLHVSLQQSPIICILDALDECDQNDGKELFRKTTNFCKAEREQNTKSKWKFLLTTRPTPRILRGTGRGTQDILGSSRQSSGSVFRN; from the coding sequence ATGGCCCTATGCGCTGTTTTGCACCAGATACTGAGGCAAGATCGTCTTCTGGCTTTGAAGGCAGAGGTCAACATCACCCAAGCGGGAGACGCTCTAACTGGGTCACTGACACGCTTATGGGGTCTCCTCGAAGAGGTCTTACTCCACGTCAGTCTCCAACAAAGCCCCATCATCTGTATTTTGGATGCGTTGGACGAATGTGACCAAAATGATGGCAAAGAACTATTTCGCAAAACCACAAACTTCTGCAAAGCCGAGAGAGAGCAAAACACCAAGTCGAAGTGGAAGTTTCTGTTGACTACTCGACCTACGCCGCGAATTCTCCGGGGAACTGGCCGAGGTACCCAAGATATCCTTGGATCCTCGAGACAATCCTCAGGATCTGTCTTCAGAAATTGA